The following proteins are encoded in a genomic region of Dehalococcoidia bacterium:
- the acs gene encoding acetate--CoA ligase, with the protein MIDDRGSDSASSLPTGARMWPSKRYAEIHQRSLEDPEGFWAEEARKLDWYKTWDRVLDWEPPYGRWFVGGMLNASYQCVDRHVQTWRRSKVAIYWEGEKGETRVLSYSTLFREVNRCASMLKNLGVKKGDAVALYLSMVPELPIFMLACARIGAVHTVIFSGFSSQSIADRVNDIGAKVIITSDGAYRRGKLLGLKEIVDEAAKLSPVIEKIVVVKRTGETVPMQRGRDFYLSDLLDEADRMVKPEPMESTHPLYILYTSGTTGKPKGVIHGTGGYLVYNHSAYKWVFDIKEESVYWCTADVGWVTGHSSIVYAPLSHGAAIVLYDGAPDFPTVDRWWDIVEKYGVSIFYTSPTAIRMFMRHGEEMLQKHDFSSLELLGSVGEPINPEAWYWYYNNIGQERCPIVDTWWQTETGGTMLSPTPGIESMPLKPGSAAFPLPGIDAAVVDPEGNELPPNQTGLLIIRKPWPGMLLDIYGDPQRYKDTYWSRFPGSYYTGDFAMRDEDGYFWLLGRADEVLKVAGHRIGTAELEDAAISHPAVAEAAVASKPDEIKGDAIVLFITLKADVSPSPDLKKEIGKHLRTLVGPIATPEEVYFVESLPKTRSGKIMRRVLKAIAMGQSPGDLTTLEDEASVEEVIKAYETMKKVSETAKDD; encoded by the coding sequence ATGATTGATGATCGCGGATCAGACAGCGCCAGCTCTCTACCTACAGGTGCGCGTATGTGGCCATCAAAGCGCTATGCAGAAATCCACCAGCGCTCACTAGAGGACCCTGAGGGATTCTGGGCCGAGGAGGCGCGAAAGCTGGACTGGTACAAGACATGGGATCGCGTCCTTGACTGGGAGCCACCGTACGGGCGCTGGTTTGTCGGAGGTATGCTCAACGCCAGCTATCAGTGCGTTGACCGCCATGTACAGACATGGCGCAGGAGCAAGGTGGCGATATACTGGGAAGGGGAGAAGGGAGAGACCAGGGTGCTGAGCTATTCCACCCTCTTTCGGGAAGTCAACCGTTGCGCCTCGATGCTGAAGAATCTCGGCGTCAAGAAGGGGGATGCGGTCGCCCTCTATCTCTCCATGGTACCCGAACTCCCTATATTCATGCTCGCCTGCGCCCGCATAGGTGCTGTGCATACGGTGATCTTCTCGGGATTCAGCTCCCAATCCATAGCGGACAGGGTCAACGACATAGGGGCAAAAGTGATCATCACCTCCGATGGCGCCTACCGCCGCGGCAAGCTCCTTGGGCTCAAGGAGATAGTCGATGAGGCGGCTAAATTGTCGCCTGTCATTGAGAAGATAGTCGTGGTTAAAAGAACAGGGGAGACGGTTCCTATGCAGAGAGGAAGGGACTTCTACCTTTCAGACCTGCTGGACGAGGCCGATAGGATGGTTAAGCCCGAGCCGATGGAGTCTACTCATCCGCTATATATACTCTACACCTCAGGGACAACGGGAAAGCCCAAAGGTGTAATACATGGCACGGGAGGCTACCTTGTCTACAACCACTCGGCATATAAGTGGGTTTTCGATATAAAGGAGGAGTCGGTCTACTGGTGCACCGCCGATGTGGGATGGGTAACCGGCCACAGCTCCATCGTGTATGCTCCCCTTTCCCATGGCGCAGCCATTGTCCTGTACGACGGGGCTCCTGACTTCCCCACTGTGGACAGGTGGTGGGATATCGTGGAAAAGTACGGCGTCAGCATTTTCTACACGTCACCAACGGCAATACGCATGTTTATGCGCCATGGCGAGGAGATGCTGCAGAAACACGACTTCTCCAGCCTTGAGCTTCTGGGTAGTGTCGGCGAGCCGATAAACCCGGAGGCGTGGTACTGGTATTACAACAACATAGGTCAAGAGAGATGTCCCATCGTTGATACCTGGTGGCAAACGGAGACCGGGGGCACAATGCTATCACCTACACCGGGGATTGAGTCAATGCCCCTTAAGCCGGGCTCTGCAGCTTTCCCATTACCAGGAATCGATGCAGCCGTTGTTGATCCCGAGGGAAACGAGCTTCCACCAAATCAGACGGGACTGCTAATAATAAGGAAGCCCTGGCCCGGCATGCTTCTCGATATATATGGCGACCCGCAGCGTTATAAGGATACCTACTGGTCACGCTTTCCCGGGTCATACTATACCGGCGACTTCGCTATGCGGGACGAGGATGGCTATTTCTGGCTCCTGGGTAGAGCCGATGAGGTGCTCAAGGTGGCGGGACATCGTATCGGCACAGCGGAATTGGAAGATGCCGCCATATCACATCCCGCTGTGGCTGAGGCTGCCGTAGCCAGCAAACCGGATGAGATAAAAGGGGATGCTATTGTCCTCTTTATTACCCTCAAAGCTGACGTTTCGCCCTCACCTGATCTGAAGAAGGAGATCGGCAAGCACCTGCGTACTCTCGTCGGGCCTATCGCTACCCCTGAGGAGGTCTACTTCGTGGAGTCGCTTCCTAAGACGAGGAGCGGCAAAATCATGCGTCGCGTTCTCAAGGCAATAGCCATGGGTCAGAGCCCGGGCGACCTCACTACCCTCGAAGACGAGGCATCAGTAGAAGAGGTGATAAAGGCATACGAAACCATGAAGAAGGTATCTGAAACCGCTAAAGATGATTAA
- a CDS encoding 2-oxoacid:acceptor oxidoreductase subunit alpha, whose protein sequence is MMKHLVQGNEAFFLGTLKAGASFFAGYPISPSTEVLVMAAEQSVKDPNFRFIQSEDELAAANAIIGASLAGAKSFTATSGPGFTLMQEAIGYAHEVEVPTVFLNIQRVGPATGMPTMPAQQDIVQTNYGSSGDYYPLAFYPNSVAECYRYAITAFNAAEESLSPVVLLSDAFVGHLNEVVDLDVIKLDVIPRTRPPLGTGKRYFTGLAHDEEGNPRTADAGVYREWLTKVKARHEKVAAHYSDYEFSGNPASDTLLISYGIVSRVVAPLGSTFALFRPIRMFPMLGDELRNHAQGYEKVAVIEANDGQYACLVERELKRNVIHVPLLGGRINLELAKQGLREKLEREVS, encoded by the coding sequence ATGATGAAGCACCTGGTTCAGGGCAATGAAGCATTCTTCCTCGGCACCCTAAAGGCAGGCGCAAGCTTCTTCGCTGGCTACCCCATTAGCCCATCAACAGAGGTCCTGGTCATGGCCGCGGAACAGTCTGTCAAGGATCCAAACTTTAGGTTCATCCAGAGCGAGGACGAACTGGCTGCCGCCAATGCCATTATCGGCGCTTCGCTGGCCGGTGCCAAGTCTTTTACCGCAACTTCCGGTCCAGGCTTCACCCTGATGCAGGAGGCAATCGGCTACGCTCACGAGGTGGAGGTGCCGACGGTATTTCTAAATATTCAACGGGTGGGGCCAGCCACGGGGATGCCCACCATGCCAGCACAGCAGGATATTGTGCAGACAAATTATGGTAGCAGCGGTGACTACTATCCCCTGGCTTTCTATCCCAACTCAGTTGCCGAGTGCTATCGTTATGCCATCACTGCGTTTAACGCCGCAGAAGAATCGCTGTCGCCCGTTGTCCTGCTCAGCGACGCCTTTGTGGGACATCTGAACGAGGTGGTCGACCTCGATGTCATTAAGTTAGACGTTATCCCGCGTACCAGGCCACCTCTGGGGACCGGGAAGCGGTATTTTACCGGCCTGGCCCACGATGAGGAAGGTAACCCGCGAACTGCCGATGCCGGGGTGTATCGAGAATGGCTTACCAAAGTCAAGGCCCGACATGAAAAGGTGGCAGCCCACTATAGTGACTACGAGTTCAGCGGAAACCCGGCGAGCGATACGCTACTCATTTCGTACGGTATCGTGTCGCGGGTGGTTGCCCCGCTCGGTTCCACCTTCGCGCTATTTCGGCCGATACGCATGTTCCCTATGCTCGGCGATGAGCTTCGTAACCATGCTCAGGGCTACGAGAAGGTTGCGGTCATCGAAGCCAACGATGGCCAGTATGCCTGTCTGGTGGAGCGGGAGCTTAAGAGAAATGTGATCCACGTACCGCTACTCGGCGGGAGGATCAACCTGGAGCTGGCCAAGCAAGGCTTGCGGGAAAAGCTTGAACGGGAGGTGTCTTGA
- a CDS encoding heavy metal translocating P-type ATPase produces the protein MAKDPICGMEVDEKTGLRLQYEGETYYFCSPGCRDKFLSQKGLLEPISNEPKPSEEQEALKHHLERATLYIKGMHCAACAVTIEYSLKKVTGVSKTAVNFATERAYVEYDPAKATTQELEQAVEKAGYSVIKEEAETLNLKVIGMDNAHCVGTVEAALKGIKGILSSQLFTNERAIIAFDPALTTPEAIKKAIKDAGYTPVAETTVDREKEARQRDIKTLKIKLLVAAIFALPLLYFAMGHHVGLPLPSLTDGSMALIQLLLATPIVAAGYQFYTVGLRTVVKNRSASMDTLIALGTGTAYLWSLASSILIWSGNPNYGRDDLYYEIAGMLIAFILLGRLLEALAKGRTSASIRKLLELQPKTALVVRDEREQEIPVEEVIMGDAVIVKPGGSVPVDGVILDGSSSVDQSLLTGESIPVEKNIGDEVIGGTMNKGGWIKFKATKVGKNTALAQIVRLVEEAQGSKAPVQRLADRVSAYFVPAVLTIGVVTFLAWYLSGSGLVFGLTAFIAVLIIACPCALGLATPTAVIVGTGLGAENGILIRDAETLEWACQVDTIVFDKTGTLTRGKPEVTDIIPLSNPQSTDDVLKLAAAAEKRSEHHLSEAIVSKAEEREIAIPEVESFLAIPGKGVEARYNGTSILVANRKLLADKGIDTSAAEERIRQLEEEGKTVVLVATEGRVIGIIAVADTAKDFAAETVAGLKRRGKQVIMITGDNRGSAESIAHNLGIDRVLAEVLPQDKAAEIKRLQEQGHSVAMVGDGVNDAPALVQADVGIAIGSGTDIAIESGGIVLVRDDLRDVVRTLDLSCYTMRKIKQNLLWAFIYNTTGIPIAAGILYPFTGFLLNPIIAGAAMAFSSVSVVTNSLSMRRYRLQESFKEDKGDERTGSTKPGY, from the coding sequence ATGGCAAAAGACCCGATATGCGGGATGGAGGTAGATGAGAAAACCGGGCTTCGGCTACAGTACGAGGGCGAGACTTACTACTTCTGTAGCCCGGGCTGCCGAGATAAATTTCTCTCCCAAAAGGGCTTGCTAGAGCCTATATCTAACGAGCCAAAGCCTTCCGAGGAGCAAGAAGCGCTCAAACATCATTTAGAGAGAGCCACCCTATATATAAAGGGCATGCACTGTGCCGCCTGCGCAGTTACCATAGAGTATTCTCTGAAAAAAGTAACCGGGGTCTCCAAAACTGCGGTGAACTTTGCCACTGAGAGGGCGTACGTGGAATACGACCCAGCGAAAGCGACTACTCAGGAATTGGAGCAGGCGGTCGAAAAGGCAGGCTACAGCGTGATCAAGGAAGAAGCCGAGACGCTCAATCTCAAGGTGATCGGCATGGATAATGCTCACTGCGTGGGCACCGTCGAGGCAGCGCTCAAGGGGATCAAGGGTATACTCTCCAGCCAGCTTTTCACCAATGAAAGGGCAATAATAGCCTTCGACCCGGCATTGACTACCCCAGAAGCTATTAAAAAAGCAATAAAGGACGCTGGCTATACCCCTGTGGCAGAGACTACCGTTGACCGCGAGAAAGAGGCGCGGCAGCGTGATATAAAGACCCTTAAAATAAAGCTCCTGGTGGCGGCAATTTTCGCTCTCCCCCTACTTTACTTTGCTATGGGCCACCATGTGGGGCTGCCCCTTCCCTCCCTTACCGATGGGAGTATGGCCCTGATCCAATTGCTGCTCGCAACCCCTATTGTGGCCGCCGGTTACCAGTTTTACACTGTGGGGCTCAGGACGGTGGTGAAGAACCGCAGTGCCAGTATGGATACTCTCATCGCCCTGGGCACCGGCACCGCCTATCTTTGGAGCCTAGCCTCGTCCATTTTGATATGGAGCGGTAATCCCAATTATGGAAGAGATGACCTTTACTATGAAATAGCGGGGATGCTTATCGCGTTTATCCTGCTCGGCAGGCTACTCGAGGCCCTTGCCAAGGGGAGAACCTCGGCTTCTATCCGCAAGCTTCTCGAACTACAGCCCAAAACAGCACTGGTGGTTAGAGATGAGCGGGAGCAAGAGATCCCAGTGGAGGAAGTCATCATGGGGGATGCGGTAATCGTAAAGCCAGGGGGTAGCGTCCCAGTAGACGGGGTAATTCTGGATGGAAGCTCTTCAGTTGACCAATCGCTCTTAACCGGTGAGAGCATCCCGGTAGAGAAGAACATCGGTGACGAGGTTATCGGCGGCACGATGAATAAGGGCGGATGGATCAAGTTCAAAGCCACCAAAGTGGGCAAAAACACCGCGCTGGCCCAGATCGTGAGGCTAGTAGAGGAGGCCCAGGGAAGTAAAGCCCCGGTACAGCGGCTGGCCGATAGGGTATCGGCCTATTTTGTCCCCGCTGTTTTGACTATTGGCGTGGTTACCTTTCTCGCCTGGTATCTATCGGGGTCCGGGCTGGTCTTTGGCCTCACCGCCTTTATCGCGGTACTTATTATTGCCTGCCCCTGTGCCCTTGGCCTGGCTACGCCTACAGCGGTAATAGTAGGAACTGGTCTTGGGGCAGAGAATGGCATCCTCATCAGGGACGCAGAGACTCTGGAGTGGGCCTGCCAGGTAGATACCATCGTATTCGATAAGACAGGAACACTGACCAGAGGCAAGCCCGAGGTCACGGATATAATCCCGCTCTCCAATCCTCAATCCACCGATGACGTCCTGAAGCTGGCTGCCGCGGCTGAGAAGCGCTCGGAGCACCATCTCAGCGAGGCCATCGTTAGCAAGGCTGAGGAAAGGGAAATAGCTATTCCAGAGGTAGAGAGCTTCCTCGCTATACCGGGCAAGGGTGTGGAGGCAAGATATAACGGTACATCCATTCTTGTGGCAAACAGGAAGCTACTCGCTGACAAAGGCATAGATACGTCGGCTGCGGAGGAAAGGATAAGACAACTGGAGGAAGAAGGAAAAACAGTGGTGCTGGTAGCAACGGAGGGCAGGGTTATTGGGATAATTGCAGTTGCGGATACAGCAAAGGATTTTGCCGCCGAGACAGTTGCTGGGCTCAAGCGCCGAGGGAAGCAGGTGATCATGATCACCGGAGATAATCGGGGGAGTGCGGAAAGTATCGCCCACAACCTGGGTATCGATCGGGTGCTGGCAGAGGTTTTGCCCCAGGATAAAGCCGCTGAGATAAAGAGGCTCCAGGAGCAGGGACATTCAGTAGCTATGGTTGGCGATGGTGTTAACGACGCACCGGCTTTGGTTCAGGCTGATGTCGGTATCGCTATCGGATCGGGTACCGATATAGCTATCGAGTCGGGAGGCATAGTTCTAGTGAGAGATGACCTTCGAGACGTAGTTCGAACCCTGGACCTGAGCTGTTATACTATGCGTAAGATCAAGCAGAACCTCCTTTGGGCTTTTATCTACAATACCACAGGTATCCCGATCGCCGCCGGGATACTATATCCCTTCACCGGATTTTTACTCAATCCAATAATCGCCGGAGCAGCAATGGCCTTCAGTTCAGTAAGTGTGGTCACTAATTCCCTGAGTATGAGAAGATACCGTCTGCAAGAAAGTTTTAAGGAGGATAAAGGCGATGAACGAACAGGAAGCACTAAGCCTGGCTATTAA
- a CDS encoding 2-oxoacid:acceptor oxidoreductase family protein, giving the protein MVKVFISGEGGQGVRVISHSLATLLANLGYEVSLLYDYDSAVRGAMSVAYLTFDKEPIANPVIQDADILLKLSNKAEGLHAVKTVCQTGLCTDEEIPFSRLGIEQFGREIFGNMIALGRLMALVDVKISEEELANVLPLKYREENLSAVQFGYHLKEEDLERGLNSRKKREFDFSSKQPGEIGLEAESQA; this is encoded by the coding sequence ATGGTAAAGGTCTTCATCTCAGGAGAGGGGGGTCAGGGAGTGCGGGTGATATCTCATAGCCTGGCAACACTGCTGGCCAACCTCGGTTACGAGGTAAGCCTGCTCTATGATTACGACTCAGCAGTAAGAGGCGCTATGAGCGTAGCCTACCTCACCTTCGATAAAGAGCCCATCGCCAACCCGGTGATTCAAGATGCCGATATCCTGCTTAAACTCTCCAACAAGGCAGAGGGACTTCACGCAGTAAAGACGGTGTGCCAGACGGGACTCTGCACCGATGAGGAAATCCCCTTCAGCAGGCTGGGAATAGAGCAATTCGGCAGAGAGATCTTCGGCAACATGATTGCACTGGGACGCTTAATGGCCCTGGTAGATGTTAAAATATCTGAAGAGGAGTTGGCCAACGTGCTCCCCCTTAAATACAGGGAGGAAAACCTGAGTGCGGTCCAATTTGGCTATCATCTAAAGGAGGAGGACCTGGAACGGGGGCTCAACTCCAGGAAGAAACGCGAGTTTGATTTCTCCAGTAAGCAGCCTGGTGAAATAGGACTAGAAGCTGAAAGTCAGGCCTGA
- a CDS encoding 4Fe-4S binding protein, with protein sequence MTTASPKLIEYDNIRWNAFWCKRCHICVEACPRQALELKDDAIMEIEGRCDRTGLCQRLCPDLAIEVIKPRSQEGQ encoded by the coding sequence GTGACTACCGCATCACCCAAGTTGATCGAGTATGACAATATCCGATGGAATGCCTTCTGGTGCAAGCGTTGTCACATCTGTGTGGAGGCCTGTCCCAGGCAGGCACTGGAGCTAAAGGACGATGCCATCATGGAGATAGAAGGCCGTTGTGACCGAACCGGCCTTTGCCAGAGACTCTGTCCCGACCTAGCCATCGAGGTAATCAAGCCCAGGTCCCAGGAGGGACAATGA
- a CDS encoding ferritin family protein encodes MNEQEALSLAIKREREAHRYYSDAAAKTANESGRKMLSWLASEERGHINILEKQWEKVKEDGTWLSEEGYCEYGDISHPIECTEFPSASEVKFKLTEDAPELDILKQAIAAERQATSFYTGLAKNTPDPSGKAMFEKLSKVEQGHLDLLEEEYEWLRRSKEYFTVHRFTLPSSA; translated from the coding sequence ATGAACGAACAGGAAGCACTAAGCCTGGCTATTAAAAGAGAAAGGGAGGCCCACCGCTACTATAGCGATGCTGCTGCCAAGACTGCCAATGAGAGCGGTAGGAAGATGTTATCATGGCTGGCATCGGAGGAGAGGGGACATATAAACATACTGGAGAAGCAATGGGAAAAGGTTAAGGAAGATGGAACGTGGCTTTCGGAAGAAGGTTATTGCGAATATGGTGATATATCTCATCCTATCGAATGCACGGAATTTCCTTCAGCCTCAGAGGTCAAGTTTAAGCTTACTGAGGATGCCCCGGAACTGGATATTCTAAAGCAAGCCATAGCTGCAGAGAGACAGGCGACTTCATTTTACACCGGTCTTGCTAAAAATACCCCAGATCCAAGTGGCAAGGCCATGTTTGAGAAGCTCTCCAAGGTTGAGCAAGGGCACCTGGATCTGCTGGAAGAGGAATATGAGTGGCTGAGGAGATCGAAAGAATATTTCACGGTACACCGCTTTACCTTGCCCTCCTCCGCGTGA
- a CDS encoding thiamine pyrophosphate-dependent enzyme produces the protein MFKDLIKLDTLPTSWCPGCGLGQIMIQLAMVMDELGLNYTNSTVISGVGCTGRLAGYMNVDGVYTLHGRTLPVAEAVKLVNPDLKVIVVSGDGDLASIGGNHLLHATRRNPDLTLLCNNNNVYALTGGQAGPTTPRDTKTVSSPAGAAYDPVNLQNLMKAGSRYFYAKTTVYHQLHLRNCMKEAIAWPGFAFIDIACHCIENNGRRLGFNSSYEMLQHFRRTYKRAPDGTETLSPEEIGIVRRG, from the coding sequence ATGTTCAAGGATCTTATTAAACTGGACACTTTGCCCACCAGTTGGTGTCCTGGCTGTGGGCTGGGGCAAATAATGATCCAGTTGGCGATGGTGATGGATGAACTGGGACTTAATTATACTAACAGCACGGTTATATCCGGAGTGGGCTGCACCGGCAGGCTTGCCGGCTACATGAATGTCGATGGAGTATATACCTTACATGGCCGCACGCTGCCCGTTGCTGAGGCTGTGAAGCTGGTGAACCCGGATCTCAAGGTGATAGTGGTCTCCGGAGACGGCGATCTGGCCAGCATCGGCGGCAACCACCTGCTGCATGCTACCCGGCGTAACCCGGACCTGACCTTGCTCTGTAATAATAATAATGTCTACGCCCTCACCGGAGGTCAGGCGGGGCCGACAACTCCCCGCGACACCAAAACGGTGAGTTCACCTGCCGGCGCTGCCTATGATCCGGTAAATCTACAGAACCTGATGAAAGCCGGTTCTAGGTACTTCTACGCCAAGACAACTGTATACCATCAACTCCACCTCCGCAACTGCATGAAGGAGGCGATTGCCTGGCCAGGCTTTGCCTTTATAGATATCGCCTGCCACTGCATTGAGAACAACGGGCGCCGGCTGGGGTTCAACTCATCGTATGAAATGCTGCAGCACTTCCGCAGAACATATAAAAGGGCACCTGACGGTACCGAGACCCTGAGTCCCGAGGAAATCGGGATCGTCCGCCGCGGGTAG
- the msrA gene encoding peptide-methionine (S)-S-oxide reductase MsrA, which translates to MSKEVATLAGGCFWCLEAIFDKLNGVEQVTSGYSGGTVVNPSYSEVCRGTTGHAEAVQITFDPKVTSFRELLEVFFSIHDPTTLNKQGSDIGTQYRSAIFYHNDRQKVITEQVIEELNAASVWDAPIVTEVTPFRSFYPAEDYHQEYFMQNAEQPYCLAVIAPKVEKFRRLHHNKLKYL; encoded by the coding sequence ATGTCCAAGGAAGTCGCTACACTCGCCGGTGGCTGTTTCTGGTGTCTTGAGGCTATTTTTGATAAATTGAATGGTGTGGAGCAGGTGACATCAGGCTATTCGGGTGGTACTGTGGTAAACCCATCTTATAGTGAAGTGTGTAGGGGAACAACAGGGCATGCCGAGGCGGTTCAGATCACCTTTGATCCCAAGGTAACTTCCTTTAGAGAATTGCTGGAGGTTTTCTTTTCCATACATGACCCAACGACATTGAATAAACAGGGGTCGGATATAGGAACCCAGTATCGCTCTGCGATTTTCTATCATAATGATAGACAGAAGGTAATTACTGAGCAGGTAATCGAAGAATTGAACGCGGCAAGTGTTTGGGATGCTCCGATTGTTACAGAGGTCACGCCATTTAGGTCTTTCTATCCTGCAGAGGATTACCACCAAGAATACTTCATGCAAAACGCTGAACAACCTTACTGCCTTGCCGTGATTGCGCCCAAGGTAGAGAAGTTTCGCAGACTTCATCATAACAAGCTGAAATATTTGTAG
- a CDS encoding FprA family A-type flavoprotein: MAVREIKHDIYSVGAIDWARRLFDALIPLPDGTSYNSYLIKGSKKTALIDTVDPTMEGVLINHLNQLGVENINYVVAHHAEQDHSGALPKVLEKYPQAEVIATPKCKGMLIDLLKIPEKRFITVEDKETISLGDRTLEFIHAPWVHWPETMLTYLREDKIFFTCDFLGSHLATTDLYLTDEGQVYEAAKRYFAEIMMPFRTNIQKNLEKIKDYAIDIIAPSHGPIHDRPEFILKAYHSWVFDEPKNIVVLPYISMHGSTHEMVGYLVEALTQRGVTVKQFDLTATDIGKLAIALVDAATVIIGTPTVLAGPHPNVVYATFLANALRPKLSFVSVIGSYGWGGKAVEQLAAMLTNLKVEILEPVLCKGFPTKDDFKALDSLATTIAEKHKEHNFT, encoded by the coding sequence ATGGCTGTAAGAGAAATAAAACATGATATTTACTCAGTGGGTGCGATAGACTGGGCTAGAAGGCTATTTGACGCACTTATACCACTTCCCGATGGCACAAGCTATAACTCATATCTAATTAAGGGCAGCAAAAAGACTGCCCTTATTGATACGGTAGATCCCACTATGGAGGGCGTGCTGATAAACCACCTCAACCAGCTTGGGGTGGAGAACATAAATTACGTTGTTGCCCATCATGCAGAGCAGGACCATTCCGGTGCTCTCCCTAAAGTCCTAGAGAAATACCCTCAGGCAGAGGTCATTGCTACGCCCAAATGCAAAGGGATGCTCATTGACCTGCTCAAGATTCCAGAGAAGAGGTTTATAACAGTCGAGGATAAAGAGACCATTTCGCTAGGTGATAGAACGCTGGAGTTTATCCATGCTCCTTGGGTACATTGGCCAGAGACAATGCTTACCTATTTGAGAGAAGATAAAATATTTTTCACCTGTGATTTTCTGGGTTCTCATCTAGCCACAACAGACCTTTATTTAACTGACGAAGGGCAGGTCTATGAAGCAGCCAAGAGATACTTTGCGGAAATCATGATGCCCTTCCGAACGAATATCCAGAAGAACCTGGAAAAAATAAAGGACTATGCAATTGACATCATCGCTCCTAGCCACGGGCCTATCCATGATAGACCGGAGTTCATCTTGAAAGCATATCATAGCTGGGTCTTCGATGAACCTAAAAACATCGTTGTCTTGCCTTACATCTCAATGCATGGCAGCACCCATGAAATGGTAGGCTATCTTGTTGAAGCTTTAACCCAAAGAGGCGTGACGGTGAAGCAATTCGATCTGACGGCAACAGATATCGGTAAACTCGCAATAGCTTTGGTGGATGCGGCGACTGTTATTATCGGTACCCCCACCGTGCTAGCTGGTCCGCATCCAAACGTTGTATATGCTACCTTCCTGGCAAACGCCTTGAGGCCGAAGCTGAGCTTCGTCTCTGTTATTGGCTCTTACGGCTGGGGGGGCAAGGCGGTTGAGCAACTCGCCGCGATGCTCACTAACCTGAAGGTAGAGATACTGGAGCCGGTGCTATGTAAAGGTTTCCCCACAAAAGACGATTTCAAGGCACTGGATAGTCTCGCAACTACTATTGCTGAAAAACACAAAGAGCACAACTTCACTTGA
- a CDS encoding ferritin family protein codes for MSDELTELLETAVYKEVAAEAFYSAGQNNTDDPGAKALMKELAEEERRHAHTLKDLKERDWKKGQWRREKIHNLMISEYLTGSDKLEGAGLQGTLVTAMKREQHAVEFYSRMMSALRDEEVKHLCERLVHDELKHKYRLEVLYDTLFYQED; via the coding sequence ATGAGTGATGAACTAACCGAGTTACTAGAGACAGCAGTTTACAAAGAGGTTGCTGCCGAGGCGTTCTACTCAGCTGGGCAGAACAATACCGACGATCCCGGGGCCAAGGCATTGATGAAAGAGCTGGCAGAAGAGGAGCGTCGCCACGCGCATACGCTGAAAGATCTAAAAGAGAGGGACTGGAAAAAGGGACAGTGGCGCAGGGAGAAGATACACAATCTGATGATAAGTGAGTACCTGACAGGCAGTGACAAGCTGGAAGGGGCCGGCTTGCAGGGCACGCTCGTTACTGCCATGAAGCGGGAGCAGCATGCTGTGGAGTTCTACTCCCGGATGATGAGCGCCCTCCGTGATGAGGAGGTCAAACACCTTTGCGAGAGGTTAGTCCACGACGAGCTGAAGCATAAATACAGGTTGGAGGTATTGTACGACACCCTCTTCTATCAGGAAGACTGA
- a CDS encoding DUF1122 family protein has translation MNIWTTAKGSHHPLARLEGKPLGGATMEIELGPKNRVGAHYFRINLRDQFGNTSQPLLLALHHSGPYPSYNWVEVIKLVKNIIHTEREVILSDAEIERLFHYLSDLIPPGGHIMVEYESEEQAETRLAIGCGIPPVATPLGSMLFRVGCGVAFKDWHFAEGGSEGPRKLQGYKALHEDHRRARAAEMAAELRSFLLREMPPSCCQLWEAAQERALQILNILSTDDPSLAIAGGKT, from the coding sequence GTGAATATATGGACTACTGCCAAGGGAAGCCATCATCCCTTAGCCAGGCTTGAGGGCAAACCGCTTGGCGGGGCCACTATGGAAATAGAGCTTGGGCCCAAGAATCGCGTGGGTGCGCACTATTTTCGAATAAACTTGCGGGATCAGTTCGGTAACACAAGTCAGCCTCTATTACTAGCGCTGCACCACTCCGGTCCCTATCCCAGCTATAACTGGGTTGAGGTGATAAAGCTGGTAAAAAATATTATTCACACGGAACGAGAGGTTATACTCTCGGATGCTGAAATAGAACGCCTTTTTCATTATCTCTCTGACCTTATCCCGCCCGGCGGACACATAATGGTAGAATACGAGAGTGAGGAGCAGGCGGAGACCAGGCTCGCCATCGGGTGCGGCATTCCCCCGGTAGCCACACCTTTGGGCAGTATGCTATTTCGGGTGGGCTGTGGCGTGGCCTTCAAAGACTGGCATTTTGCCGAGGGAGGCAGCGAAGGCCCGCGAAAGTTACAGGGATATAAAGCGCTTCATGAAGATCATCGCCGTGCCCGGGCTGCTGAGATGGCAGCGGAACTTCGCTCCTTTCTCCTCAGGGAAATGCCACCTAGCTGTTGCCAACTTTGGGAAGCAGCCCAGGAGCGGGCATTGCAGATACTAAATATCCTATCCACTGATGATCCTTCCTTGGCCATAGCGGGAGGGAAAACGTGA